From the Rhinolophus sinicus isolate RSC01 linkage group LG02, ASM3656204v1, whole genome shotgun sequence genome, one window contains:
- the CERS5 gene encoding ceramide synthase 5 isoform X3 — protein MLASRTAVLIRPHPMPSLKRCSSLLPSQRDLMKKRDVLTLVPRLQYPDEKRLEGLSKQLDWDIRKIQCWFRQRRNQDKPPTLTKFCESMWRFTFYLCIFCYGIRFLWSTPWFWDTRQCWHSYPHQPLTSGLYYYYIMELAFYWSLMFSQFTDIKRKDFLIMFVHHLATIGLITFSYINNMVRVGTLVMCLHDASDFLLEAAKLANYAKYQRLCDTLFVIFSAVFMVTRLGIYPFWILNTTLFESWEMIGPYPSWWLFNGLLLILQVLHIIWSYLIARIAFKALIRGKVTKDDRSDVESSSEEEDVTTNTKSPCGNSSSNGANRVNGHMGGSYWAEE, from the exons ATGTTGGCATCCAGGACAGCAGTCCTTATCAGGCCCCACCCAATGCCATCCTTGAAAAGGTGTTCGTCTCTATTACCAAG TCAGAGGGATTTAATGAAGAAAAGGGATGTTCTGACTCTGGTCCCACGTCTGCAGTATCCTGATGAGAAAAGGCTGGAGGGCCTGTCAAAGCAACTGGACTGGGACATCCGAAAAATCCAATGCTGGTTTCGCCAACGGAGGAATCAGGACAAGCCCCCAACGCTCACTAAATTCTGTGAAAGCAT GTGGagattcactttttatttatgtatattctgCTACGGAATTAGATTTCTCTGGTCG ACACCTTGGTTTTGGGACACCCGACAGTGCTGGCATAGCTATCCACATCAG CCTCTCACAAGTGGACTTTATTACTATTATATCATGGAGTTGGCCTTCTATTGGTCTCTTATGTTTTCTCAGTttacagacattaaaagaaag gaCTTCCTGATAATGTTTGTGCATCACTTAGCTACCATTGGGCTCATCACCTTCTCCTACATCAACAACATGGTTCGCGTAGGAACTCTGGTCATGTGTCTACATGATGCCTCAGACTTCTTGCTGGAG GCAGCCAAGCTGGCCAATTATGCCAAGTATCAGCGTCTGTGTGACACCCTTTTTGTGATCTTCAGTGCTGTTTTTATGGTCACTCGTCTCGGAATCTATCCATTCTG GATTCTGAACACGACCCTCTTTGAGAGCTGGGAGATGATCGGGCCCTACCCCTCCTGGTGGCTCTTCAATGGCCTCCTCCTGATCCTGCAGGTTCTGCATATCATCTGGTCCTACCTAATTGCGCGAATTGCTTTCAAAGCCTTGATCCGAGGAAAG GTGACTAAGGATGATCGCAGTGATGTGGAGAGCAGCTCAGAGGAAGAAGATGTGACCACCAACACAAAAAGCCCCTGTGGCAACAGCTCCAGCAATGGTGCCAATCGGGTGAATGGTCACATGGGAGGCAGCTACTGGGCTGAAGAGTAA
- the CERS5 gene encoding ceramide synthase 5 isoform X4, which produces MLASRTAVLIRPHPMPSLKRCSSLLPSQRDLMKKRDVLTLVPRLQYPDEKRLEGLSKQLDWDIRKIQCWFRQRRNQDKPPTLTKFCESMWRFTFYLCIFCYGIRFLWSTPWFWDTRQCWHSYPHQPLTSGLYYYYIMELAFYWSLMFSQFTDIKRKDFLIMFVHHLATIGLITFSYINNMVRVGTLVMCLHDASDFLLEAAKLANYAKYQRLCDTLFVIFSAVFMVTRLGIYPFWILNTTLFESWEMIGPYPSWWLFNGLLLILQVLHIIWSYLIARIAFKALIRGKVTYPGRIRPRLCTLHSFLTSFLFSIPGGSWTVSSFACD; this is translated from the exons ATGTTGGCATCCAGGACAGCAGTCCTTATCAGGCCCCACCCAATGCCATCCTTGAAAAGGTGTTCGTCTCTATTACCAAG TCAGAGGGATTTAATGAAGAAAAGGGATGTTCTGACTCTGGTCCCACGTCTGCAGTATCCTGATGAGAAAAGGCTGGAGGGCCTGTCAAAGCAACTGGACTGGGACATCCGAAAAATCCAATGCTGGTTTCGCCAACGGAGGAATCAGGACAAGCCCCCAACGCTCACTAAATTCTGTGAAAGCAT GTGGagattcactttttatttatgtatattctgCTACGGAATTAGATTTCTCTGGTCG ACACCTTGGTTTTGGGACACCCGACAGTGCTGGCATAGCTATCCACATCAG CCTCTCACAAGTGGACTTTATTACTATTATATCATGGAGTTGGCCTTCTATTGGTCTCTTATGTTTTCTCAGTttacagacattaaaagaaag gaCTTCCTGATAATGTTTGTGCATCACTTAGCTACCATTGGGCTCATCACCTTCTCCTACATCAACAACATGGTTCGCGTAGGAACTCTGGTCATGTGTCTACATGATGCCTCAGACTTCTTGCTGGAG GCAGCCAAGCTGGCCAATTATGCCAAGTATCAGCGTCTGTGTGACACCCTTTTTGTGATCTTCAGTGCTGTTTTTATGGTCACTCGTCTCGGAATCTATCCATTCTG GATTCTGAACACGACCCTCTTTGAGAGCTGGGAGATGATCGGGCCCTACCCCTCCTGGTGGCTCTTCAATGGCCTCCTCCTGATCCTGCAGGTTCTGCATATCATCTGGTCCTACCTAATTGCGCGAATTGCTTTCAAAGCCTTGATCCGAGGAAAG GTGACTTATCCAGGAAGGATTAGACCCAGACTCTGTACTCTCCACTCTTTTCtcacctccttccttttttctataCCTGGCGGGAGCTGGACAGTTTCATCTTTTGCAT GTGACTAA
- the CERS5 gene encoding ceramide synthase 5 isoform X5 — translation MWRFTFYLCIFCYGIRFLWSTPWFWDTRQCWHSYPHQPLTSGLYYYYIMELAFYWSLMFSQFTDIKRKDFLIMFVHHLATIGLITFSYINNMVRVGTLVMCLHDASDFLLEAAKLANYAKYQRLCDTLFVIFSAVFMVTRLGIYPFWILNTTLFESWEMIGPYPSWWLFNGLLLILQVLHIIWSYLIARIAFKALIRGKVTYPGRIRPRLCTLHSFLTSFLFSIPGGSWTVSSFACD, via the exons AT GTGGagattcactttttatttatgtatattctgCTACGGAATTAGATTTCTCTGGTCG ACACCTTGGTTTTGGGACACCCGACAGTGCTGGCATAGCTATCCACATCAG CCTCTCACAAGTGGACTTTATTACTATTATATCATGGAGTTGGCCTTCTATTGGTCTCTTATGTTTTCTCAGTttacagacattaaaagaaag gaCTTCCTGATAATGTTTGTGCATCACTTAGCTACCATTGGGCTCATCACCTTCTCCTACATCAACAACATGGTTCGCGTAGGAACTCTGGTCATGTGTCTACATGATGCCTCAGACTTCTTGCTGGAG GCAGCCAAGCTGGCCAATTATGCCAAGTATCAGCGTCTGTGTGACACCCTTTTTGTGATCTTCAGTGCTGTTTTTATGGTCACTCGTCTCGGAATCTATCCATTCTG GATTCTGAACACGACCCTCTTTGAGAGCTGGGAGATGATCGGGCCCTACCCCTCCTGGTGGCTCTTCAATGGCCTCCTCCTGATCCTGCAGGTTCTGCATATCATCTGGTCCTACCTAATTGCGCGAATTGCTTTCAAAGCCTTGATCCGAGGAAAG GTGACTTATCCAGGAAGGATTAGACCCAGACTCTGTACTCTCCACTCTTTTCtcacctccttccttttttctataCCTGGCGGGAGCTGGACAGTTTCATCTTTTGCAT GTGACTAA
- the COX14 gene encoding cytochrome c oxidase assembly protein COX14 — MPTGKQLADIGYKTFSASMMLLTVYGGYLCSVRAYRYFQRRSSRRQAAEEQKTSGVL; from the coding sequence ATGCCTACTGGCAAGCAACTAGCTGACATTGGCTACAAGACCTTCTCCGCCTCCATGATGCTGCTCACTGTGTATGGGGGCTACCTCTGCAGTGTCCGAGCCTACCGCTATTTCCAGCGGCGCAGCTCCCGGCGCCAGGCTGCAGAAGAACAGAAGACCTCAGGAGTCCTGTAG